A region of Candidatus Bathyarchaeia archaeon DNA encodes the following proteins:
- a CDS encoding DUF438 domain-containing protein, protein MARNELRELLKKVRTTEDVERIKPEIKEALSKINVADLAIAEQELMAEGITLEEHQIQRGQSYDDFVSRLNEVGGYIVQNLNGHIFKEDNILYPTALQVIPEQGWREIKRKFDEIGYCCLTPSVRAECDC, encoded by the coding sequence ATGGCTCGAAACGAATTGAGGGAATTGCTTAAAAAGGTGAGAACGACAGAGGATGTGGAAAGGATCAAGCCGGAGATAAAGGAAGCGCTAAGCAAGATAAATGTAGCGGATCTGGCCATAGCGGAGCAGGAACTGATGGCGGAGGGAATAACTCTGGAGGAACATCAGATCCAAAGGGGGCAAAGTTACGATGATTTCGTTTCAAGATTAAATGAGGTTGGCGGCTATATCGTCCAGAACTTGAATGGCCACATCTTCAAGGAAGACAACATTCTCTATCCAACGGCGTTACAGGTCATCCCGGAGCAGGGGTGGAGGGAGATTAAAAGGAAATTCGATGAAATAGGCTACTGTTGCCTCACTCCTAGCGTGAGGGCCGAATGCGATTGTTGA
- the cysC gene encoding adenylyl-sulfate kinase, whose protein sequence is MKGWAVWITGLPSSGKSTIARALAERLAGLGIRCQILESDELRRVITPNPTYSQGERDLFYGIMVYIGKLLTDNGVNVIFDATANKRAYRDRARREISKFMEVYVKCPLRVCMERDAKGIYRMGIEGSASNVPGLQADYEEPIEPDVVVESDKMDPGACASAILEAMIAKFDLAPKGTGGTGCR, encoded by the coding sequence TTGAAGGGATGGGCCGTATGGATAACGGGCCTCCCATCGAGCGGCAAATCCACGATAGCGAGGGCCTTGGCCGAGAGGCTGGCGGGGCTCGGGATCCGCTGCCAGATCTTGGAATCGGACGAGCTCAGGCGGGTGATAACGCCGAACCCGACCTATAGCCAAGGGGAGAGGGACCTATTTTATGGAATAATGGTCTACATCGGGAAGCTATTAACGGATAACGGCGTCAACGTAATCTTCGATGCCACCGCGAATAAGAGGGCCTATAGGGACCGGGCGAGGCGGGAGATAAGCAAATTCATGGAGGTCTACGTGAAATGCCCCCTGAGGGTCTGCATGGAAAGGGATGCCAAGGGCATCTATAGGATGGGGATCGAGGGCTCCGCCTCCAACGTGCCCGGCCTTCAAGCGGATTACGAGGAGCCGATCGAGCCGGATGTGGTTGTCGAATCCGATAAGATGGATCCGGGGGCCTGCGCCAGCGCGATCCTTGAGGCAATGATCGCGAAATTCGATTTGGCCCCGAAAGGGACGGGTGGGACGGGATGTCGTTAA
- a CDS encoding copper-translocating P-type ATPase codes for MRSNGKGRGQSHHGRHTHRGHHNHAHHIEDFKRRFLASAALTIPILLLSEMIQEWLGLRFRIPLQGEALLLLSSIVYLYGGSPFIRGALEEIKGRRPGMMTLIGMAISVAFFYSAGAALFSLGKDFFWELATLIDVMLLGHWVEAKSVLGASRALEELVGLLPATAHLIRDGGVEDVPASSLKAGDVVLVRPGERIPSDGLVIEGESSAIEALLTGESKPVRKGVGDNVIGGSVNAEGALKVRIERTGEETYIAQVIRLVRQAQESRSRTQDLADRAAALLFYIALAAGALTYAAWAPSGPAAALERAVTVLVIACPHALGLAIPLVVALSTSITAKGGILVRNRGAFERAKDVDAVIFDKTGTLTEGSFGVSDVIPFSSEEELLGLAAGLELNSEHVIAKAIVEYAKGKGVRVPSVEGFESMPGKGARGRVGGREICVGGQALLDGMGVRIEDPRIRELQAQGKTVVFVLADGRPLGAIALSDRIREESREAVEELRGMGISVYMLTGDSVEVARWVARELGIRDYFAQVLPHQKVEKVELLKRRGHRVAMVGDGINDAPALAAADVGIAIGAGTDVAIESADIILVRNDPRDVPKAIRISRRAYSKMVQNLWWASGYNAIAIPLAAGALSGLGISVSPAVGAIVMSLSTIIVALNSQALRKHEPRGPEMAEREHLTIDPICGMMVEPEEAAGRAEVGKYVIYFCSKGCEEEFKKDPSGYLKKALRARAKSEPERHHRH; via the coding sequence ATGCGCTCCAACGGAAAGGGACGAGGCCAAAGCCACCATGGTCGCCACACCCACCGTGGCCATCACAATCACGCCCACCATATTGAGGATTTCAAGAGGAGGTTCTTGGCATCAGCAGCGCTGACGATACCGATCCTCCTCCTCTCCGAGATGATCCAGGAATGGCTCGGCCTGAGGTTCAGGATCCCGCTCCAAGGGGAGGCCCTCCTGCTCCTCTCCTCCATCGTTTACCTCTACGGCGGATCGCCCTTCATTAGGGGCGCGCTTGAGGAGATCAAGGGCCGGCGGCCCGGCATGATGACCTTGATAGGGATGGCGATCTCGGTGGCCTTCTTCTACTCGGCCGGGGCCGCGCTGTTCTCATTGGGCAAGGACTTCTTCTGGGAGCTCGCTACCTTGATAGACGTAATGCTCCTCGGGCATTGGGTCGAGGCCAAGAGCGTCTTGGGGGCCTCGAGAGCCTTGGAGGAGCTTGTTGGGCTATTGCCCGCGACCGCCCACCTCATCAGGGATGGCGGGGTGGAGGACGTCCCAGCCTCTAGCCTAAAGGCGGGCGACGTGGTCCTCGTCCGCCCCGGCGAGAGGATCCCCTCGGACGGCCTCGTGATCGAGGGCGAATCATCCGCCATCGAGGCCCTGCTGACGGGGGAATCAAAGCCCGTTCGGAAGGGGGTTGGGGACAACGTCATAGGGGGCTCGGTGAACGCCGAGGGGGCCCTGAAGGTGAGGATTGAGAGGACCGGGGAGGAAACGTACATAGCGCAAGTCATAAGGCTCGTGAGGCAGGCGCAGGAAAGCCGGTCCAGGACTCAGGATTTGGCCGATAGGGCGGCGGCGCTGCTCTTCTACATAGCCCTCGCGGCCGGAGCCCTGACGTACGCCGCATGGGCGCCCAGCGGCCCGGCGGCGGCTTTGGAGAGGGCGGTCACCGTCCTCGTCATAGCCTGCCCCCACGCCCTGGGCCTAGCCATACCGCTCGTCGTCGCTTTATCCACCTCTATAACGGCGAAGGGAGGGATCCTGGTAAGGAATAGGGGGGCCTTCGAGAGGGCCAAGGATGTGGACGCGGTCATATTCGATAAAACGGGGACTTTGACCGAGGGGAGCTTCGGCGTTAGCGACGTGATCCCCTTCTCCTCCGAGGAGGAGCTCCTCGGATTGGCGGCGGGCCTCGAGCTCAACTCGGAGCACGTCATAGCCAAGGCCATAGTGGAATATGCGAAGGGGAAGGGCGTTAGGGTGCCTTCGGTGGAGGGTTTCGAATCGATGCCCGGCAAGGGGGCGCGCGGGAGGGTCGGGGGCAGGGAGATCTGCGTTGGGGGGCAAGCCCTTTTGGATGGAATGGGGGTGAGGATCGAGGACCCGAGGATAAGAGAGCTCCAAGCGCAGGGCAAGACCGTTGTGTTCGTTTTGGCCGATGGGAGGCCCCTCGGGGCAATAGCCCTCTCCGATAGGATAAGGGAGGAATCCCGGGAGGCGGTGGAGGAGCTGAGGGGCATGGGCATAAGCGTCTATATGCTGACCGGGGACTCGGTGGAGGTCGCCCGCTGGGTGGCTAGGGAGCTGGGCATAAGGGATTACTTCGCCCAGGTCCTCCCTCATCAGAAGGTCGAGAAGGTTGAGCTCCTTAAGAGGAGGGGCCATAGGGTCGCCATGGTGGGCGATGGCATTAACGATGCGCCGGCCCTCGCCGCTGCCGATGTGGGCATAGCCATAGGCGCCGGGACCGATGTTGCCATTGAGAGCGCGGATATAATCCTCGTTAGGAACGATCCCAGGGACGTCCCCAAGGCCATAAGGATCTCGAGGAGGGCCTACTCCAAGATGGTCCAGAACCTTTGGTGGGCATCCGGCTATAACGCGATCGCGATACCGCTCGCGGCTGGGGCCCTATCGGGCCTCGGGATATCCGTGAGCCCGGCGGTGGGCGCCATCGTAATGTCCCTCAGCACGATCATAGTGGCCCTCAATAGCCAAGCCCTGAGGAAGCATGAGCCAAGGGGGCCGGAGATGGCGGAGAGGGAGCATTTGACAATCGATCCCATTTGCGGAATGATGGTCGAGCCCGAGGAGGCCGCCGGGAGGGCCGAGGTTGGGAAGTACGTGATCTATTTCTGCTCCAAGGGTTGTGAGGAGGAGTTCAAGAAGGATCCGAGCGGGTATTTGAAGAAGGCGCTGAGGGCTAGGGCCAAGTCCGAGCCGGAGCGCCATCATCGCCATTGA
- a CDS encoding phosphotransferase: MSLNLEELRRYLASIHGTEVSITSVRELGGAEGAVGARGELKGFGYGRPYLIEFSVGGERRSAVLETMRADGFGHEHLSDRLQSLSLAHSTYNKLPRHAKAIDLGYFSKGGAMRSIGDIEEPFILLERVEGSGYYRDLERIRAEGALGPLDLARCDALSSYLAEIHSVRGHSPSLYARRIRELVGHGECIMGLLDSYPAEIGFTSAKELEEIERMCVGWRWRLKGKGHRLCQVHGDFHPWNVLFREGTDFSVLDRSRGEWGEAADDVAAMSINYLFFSLQAHGRLDGPFLRLYDRFMREYLDLTGDEELLRVIQPFYAWRALVVASPIWYPTLTAEIRRKIFNFIRNILSTDELDIRDLNSYLR; encoded by the coding sequence ATGTCGTTAAACTTGGAGGAATTGAGGAGGTATTTGGCCTCGATCCACGGGACCGAGGTTTCGATAACTTCTGTGAGGGAATTGGGAGGGGCCGAGGGGGCAGTGGGAGCCCGGGGGGAGTTGAAGGGCTTCGGATATGGCAGGCCCTATCTGATAGAGTTCTCGGTTGGGGGCGAAAGGAGGAGCGCGGTCTTGGAGACGATGCGCGCCGATGGATTCGGCCATGAGCATTTATCCGATCGCCTCCAATCCCTCTCATTGGCCCATTCCACGTACAACAAGCTCCCAAGGCATGCCAAGGCGATAGATCTGGGCTATTTCTCGAAGGGCGGGGCCATGAGGTCGATCGGCGATATCGAGGAGCCCTTCATCCTCCTCGAGAGGGTGGAGGGCTCGGGGTATTATAGGGATCTGGAGAGGATAAGGGCGGAGGGGGCGCTAGGGCCATTGGACTTGGCTAGGTGCGATGCCCTATCGAGCTACTTGGCCGAGATCCATTCGGTGAGGGGACATTCGCCGAGCTTATACGCGAGGCGGATCAGGGAGCTCGTCGGGCATGGGGAATGCATAATGGGCCTATTGGACAGTTACCCCGCTGAGATCGGCTTCACGAGCGCGAAGGAGCTCGAGGAGATCGAGCGAATGTGCGTTGGATGGAGGTGGAGGCTCAAGGGGAAGGGCCATAGGCTCTGCCAAGTCCACGGAGATTTCCACCCTTGGAACGTGCTCTTCCGCGAGGGGACCGATTTCTCGGTCCTAGATCGGAGCCGGGGCGAATGGGGGGAGGCCGCCGATGACGTGGCTGCCATGAGCATAAACTACCTATTCTTCTCGCTCCAAGCCCATGGGCGCCTCGATGGGCCCTTCCTTCGGCTCTACGATCGGTTCATGCGCGAATATCTGGACCTGACGGGCGATGAGGAGCTCCTCCGCGTCATACAGCCCTTCTACGCTTGGAGGGCCCTAGTGGTGGCGAGCCCGATCTGGTATCCGACCCTAACGGCGGAGATCAGGCGAAAGATCTTCAACTTCATCAGGAACATCCTCTCAACCGATGAGCTGGATATAAGGGATTTGAACTCCTATCTTCGATGA
- a CDS encoding DUF438 domain-containing protein has product MGGFSEGERKKLLKELIRQLHAGASPQEVKERFKQVLEEISPLEIARIEQELIGEGISREEIQRLCDVHLEVFGEQLQGQRAEAAPGNPIGILREEHEILQNLSKRLSDLVGEIQRAGDFGPIKDKIEHLRELAAGLLDAEKHYLREENVLFPLLERHGITEPPAIMWMEHNQLREKKKQLKGLIEDSERMGFEDFKERLGELASSLNNLISSHILKENNILFPAALRVVTDREWIDARREFDEIGYCCFTPRHLIKETIETTEKTEAMGGPMAEGVLEFETGSLSKEELEAILNTLPVDITFVDKDDMVKYFNKAEKRVFVRTRAVIGRKVQLCHPQKSIHVVNKILDAFKRGERDIAEFWIQKEGRLIHIRYFAVRGEGGKYLGTMEVTQDITDLKKIEGERRLLDWEG; this is encoded by the coding sequence ATGGGCGGATTTTCCGAGGGGGAAAGGAAAAAGCTCCTGAAGGAGCTCATTAGGCAATTGCACGCCGGCGCATCCCCTCAGGAGGTCAAGGAGAGGTTCAAGCAAGTGCTAGAGGAGATAAGCCCCTTGGAGATCGCGAGGATCGAGCAGGAGCTCATAGGGGAGGGAATCTCGAGGGAGGAGATCCAGCGGCTATGCGATGTCCATTTGGAGGTATTCGGGGAGCAGTTGCAGGGGCAGCGGGCGGAGGCAGCCCCGGGGAATCCGATAGGCATCCTCCGCGAGGAGCATGAGATCCTTCAAAATCTCTCCAAAAGGCTCTCCGATTTGGTCGGCGAGATTCAAAGGGCCGGGGATTTTGGCCCCATCAAGGATAAGATCGAGCATTTGAGGGAACTCGCCGCGGGCCTCTTGGATGCGGAGAAGCATTACCTGAGGGAGGAGAACGTCCTATTCCCGCTTTTGGAGAGGCACGGCATCACGGAGCCCCCGGCCATAATGTGGATGGAGCATAACCAGCTCAGGGAGAAGAAGAAACAGCTCAAAGGCCTGATCGAGGATTCCGAGAGGATGGGGTTCGAGGATTTCAAGGAGAGGCTTGGCGAATTGGCCAGTTCCTTGAACAACCTAATCTCGAGCCATATCTTAAAGGAGAACAATATACTCTTCCCCGCGGCGTTGCGCGTCGTCACGGATCGGGAATGGATCGATGCGAGGAGGGAATTTGACGAAATAGGATATTGTTGCTTCACGCCAAGGCATTTAATAAAGGAAACAATTGAAACGACCGAAAAGACAGAGGCCATGGGAGGGCCGATGGCCGAGGGGGTTTTGGAGTTCGAAACTGGATCCCTATCCAAGGAGGAGCTCGAGGCGATCCTGAATACGCTCCCGGTGGATATAACCTTCGTGGACAAGGATGATATGGTGAAATATTTCAACAAGGCCGAGAAGCGGGTATTCGTTAGGACAAGGGCCGTCATTGGGAGGAAGGTACAGCTTTGCCACCCTCAAAAGAGCATACATGTGGTGAACAAAATCCTAGATGCCTTCAAAAGGGGCGAGAGGGACATAGCGGAATTTTGGATCCAAAAGGAGGGGCGGCTGATCCATATAAGGTATTTCGCCGTTAGGGGCGAAGGCGGCAAATATTTGGGGACGATGGAGGTGACTCAGGATATAACGGATTTGAAGAAGATCGAGGGGGAGAGGAGGCTCCTCGATTGGGAGGGTTGA
- a CDS encoding M67 family metallopeptidase — protein sequence MKIRRGDLEAILRHARESHPFEACGLLLGRRAGSDRIVEEARPARNLMKSPFEYRIDPEDLLKAFEEAERRGLEIIGSYHSHPLCEPSWSQIDEERGEFWVGYSFLIISPSGRFISYVKEERGVREEKVEIF from the coding sequence TTGAAGATAAGGAGGGGGGATCTGGAGGCGATCCTCCGCCACGCGAGGGAGAGCCATCCATTCGAGGCGTGCGGGCTCCTCCTCGGGAGGAGGGCGGGGAGCGATAGGATCGTAGAGGAGGCCCGCCCCGCCAGAAATTTGATGAAATCTCCCTTCGAGTATCGGATCGATCCGGAGGATCTGCTCAAGGCCTTTGAGGAGGCCGAGCGGAGGGGTTTGGAGATAATCGGCTCATACCACAGCCATCCCCTTTGCGAGCCCTCTTGGTCCCAAATCGATGAGGAGAGGGGCGAGTTCTGGGTGGGATATTCCTTTTTGATCATATCGCCAAGCGGCAGATTCATTTCATATGTCAAGGAGGAGAGGGGGGTGAGGGAGGAGAAGGTCGAAATATTCTGA
- the arsB gene encoding ACR3 family arsenite efflux transporter → MKNRRSLGNWEKYLSLNVAACILAGTALGRIAPWIPDALSKLEVHNVSIPIAICLFAMIYPIMVQISFSEVKSAARSLRPIGLTLLMNWAIKPFTMALFAWIFLRIIFLPYLGAQQAQQYTAGLILLGVAPCTAMVLVWSYLAGGNMAHTLVMTAINSLSMVILYAPLATILLGVSGIPVPWETIALAVVAYICTPLAAGWITRDRAIKMKGAEWFERNLVPRLGKMAIAALLATLVILFSYQGDKILELPATIGMITTGILANILLVFGLSYLLAKALGLGYEDAAPTAIIAGSNHFEVSIAVATTLFGLNSGASLATVVGVLTEVPIMLSLVWLCKRTAGFFGPRPQSIRP, encoded by the coding sequence ATGAAGAATCGCAGATCCCTTGGGAATTGGGAGAAATACCTGAGCTTGAACGTCGCGGCCTGCATATTGGCTGGGACGGCCTTGGGCAGGATAGCGCCGTGGATCCCCGATGCCCTATCCAAGCTGGAGGTCCACAACGTTTCCATCCCGATCGCCATCTGCCTCTTCGCCATGATCTACCCGATCATGGTCCAGATAAGCTTCTCCGAGGTCAAGAGCGCCGCGAGATCCCTGAGGCCGATAGGCCTGACACTCCTCATGAATTGGGCCATAAAGCCGTTCACGATGGCCCTCTTCGCTTGGATCTTCCTAAGGATCATCTTCCTGCCATACCTGGGGGCCCAGCAGGCGCAACAGTACACGGCCGGGCTCATCCTTTTGGGCGTGGCGCCGTGCACGGCGATGGTCCTCGTGTGGAGCTACTTGGCCGGGGGCAATATGGCCCATACGCTTGTGATGACCGCCATCAACTCGCTCTCCATGGTGATCCTCTACGCGCCCTTGGCGACGATCCTGTTGGGGGTTTCGGGCATACCGGTGCCTTGGGAGACCATAGCCCTGGCCGTCGTCGCTTATATATGCACGCCCTTGGCCGCGGGCTGGATCACGAGGGACCGGGCCATAAAGATGAAGGGCGCGGAATGGTTCGAGCGGAACTTGGTGCCCCGCTTGGGGAAGATGGCGATCGCCGCCCTGCTCGCGACCCTCGTCATACTCTTCTCCTATCAAGGTGATAAGATCCTCGAGCTCCCAGCCACCATAGGCATGATAACGACGGGCATATTGGCGAACATATTGCTCGTATTCGGGCTGTCGTACCTATTGGCAAAGGCCCTAGGCCTAGGCTATGAGGACGCCGCCCCCACGGCCATAATCGCCGGGAGCAACCACTTCGAGGTATCGATCGCCGTCGCCACGACCCTCTTCGGCCTCAACTCGGGGGCCTCCCTCGCGACGGTGGTCGGCGTTTTGACGGAGGTCCCGATAATGCTCTCCTTGGTTTGGCTTTGCAAGAGGACGGCGGGCTTCTTCGGCCCTAGGCCCCAGTCCATCCGCCCCTGA
- a CDS encoding glutamine synthetase family protein produces MSKREEVVGEILRDVKAAGIKFARLQFVDINGILKSVSVNAKNLERIFHNGQTFDGSSVTGYRPIEESDLVLFPDPSTYAKVPGKPDECRFICDIYSPDGKRFECDPRYALQRALEKCREAGYVFKCAPEMEFFLLKDANGPIPTPIDMAGYFDLHPSDLTEDLRNEIANLAQGFGIEVELSHHEVARGQHEIDFKYDEALRAADNTITVKMLIKSVAAKNGFIATFMPKPFYGVNGSGMHVHQSFWSLDGRNVFFDDNPDTGFLSKEALYFIGGQIRYGKEMSAVLSSWPNSYKRLVPGYEAPVYLAWGYRNRSPLIRVPDFRGRPEAARVEIRSPDPAGNPYLQFAVLCMAGLEGIKRRIEPPEPTDLNLYQMSREERRRRGIDTLPESFGQSLMEMENGTLVREVLGEALFKNFLDEKRKEWDLYRMQVSPWEVERYIGKL; encoded by the coding sequence ATGTCGAAAAGGGAGGAGGTAGTGGGGGAGATCCTGAGGGATGTCAAGGCGGCTGGGATAAAATTCGCTAGGCTTCAATTCGTCGACATAAACGGCATCTTGAAGAGCGTATCGGTCAATGCAAAAAACCTCGAGAGGATCTTCCACAATGGGCAGACGTTCGATGGCTCATCAGTCACCGGCTATAGGCCGATCGAGGAGTCGGACTTGGTGCTTTTCCCCGATCCATCGACGTACGCGAAGGTCCCGGGGAAGCCCGATGAGTGCCGATTCATATGCGATATATACTCGCCGGATGGGAAGAGGTTCGAATGCGATCCAAGATATGCGCTCCAAAGGGCTCTTGAGAAATGTCGCGAGGCTGGCTATGTATTTAAATGTGCCCCGGAGATGGAGTTCTTCCTTTTGAAGGACGCGAATGGCCCGATCCCGACGCCGATCGATATGGCTGGGTACTTCGACCTCCACCCAAGCGATCTGACGGAGGATTTGAGAAACGAGATCGCGAACCTAGCGCAGGGCTTCGGCATAGAGGTCGAGCTGAGCCACCATGAAGTCGCGCGGGGGCAGCACGAGATAGACTTCAAGTACGACGAGGCCCTTAGGGCGGCCGATAATACAATAACGGTCAAGATGCTCATAAAATCCGTCGCCGCCAAGAACGGGTTCATCGCCACGTTCATGCCCAAGCCCTTCTACGGCGTGAACGGCTCCGGGATGCACGTCCATCAAAGTTTCTGGAGCCTCGACGGGAGGAATGTCTTCTTCGACGATAACCCCGACACGGGCTTCCTCTCCAAGGAGGCCCTTTACTTCATAGGGGGCCAGATAAGGTATGGGAAGGAGATGAGCGCCGTCCTCTCCTCTTGGCCAAATTCCTACAAGAGGCTCGTCCCGGGCTACGAGGCGCCCGTTTACTTGGCTTGGGGGTATAGGAATCGATCGCCCTTGATAAGGGTCCCGGACTTCAGGGGGCGGCCGGAGGCGGCGAGGGTGGAGATAAGGAGCCCGGACCCGGCCGGGAACCCATACCTCCAGTTTGCCGTCCTCTGCATGGCCGGGCTCGAGGGGATAAAGAGGCGGATAGAGCCCCCGGAGCCGACGGACCTAAACCTCTATCAGATGAGTCGCGAGGAGCGGAGGAGGAGGGGCATAGATACCCTGCCGGAGTCGTTCGGCCAAAGCCTGATGGAGATGGAGAACGGGACCCTCGTTAGGGAGGTCCTAGGCGAGGCGCTTTTCAAGAACTTCTTGGATGAGAAGCGGAAGGAGTGGGACCTGTATCGGATGCAGGTTAGCCCTTGGGAGGTGGAGAGATACATCGGGAAGCTATAG
- a CDS encoding site-2 protease family protein, protein MIVYSLAAFYMPSHYPAQPDWVYWAVGIVAALLLLFSVLFHELCHSYMAKRRGIAVPDITLFLFGGVSRILEEPSDPGIELKMAAAGPLSSFGLAILLRAAWLIASYLGAGVLILAPLHYGSLINVLLGAFNLMPAFPMDGGRILRAALWRWRGSLLEATGIATRVGSAFAYFFMFLGFILMFTASFLNGIWLVIIGWFLKSGAESSLKQTIISNALAELKVRDIMTTSIDSIGPDAPVSEIVESFMKYKHGGFPVMRDGEFLGLVTISDVKRVPREDWGRVRASDIMKPRGEIISASPEDPIVEAMVKMSAHGIGRLPVIEDGELKGIITRSDLMRTIRIRTELGR, encoded by the coding sequence TTGATCGTCTACTCCCTCGCCGCCTTCTACATGCCGAGCCATTACCCAGCCCAACCGGATTGGGTCTATTGGGCCGTGGGGATCGTTGCCGCGCTCCTGCTCCTATTCTCGGTCCTCTTCCACGAGCTTTGCCATTCCTATATGGCGAAGAGGAGGGGGATCGCGGTCCCGGACATAACCCTCTTCCTATTCGGGGGCGTATCTAGGATATTGGAGGAGCCGAGCGACCCGGGGATCGAGTTGAAGATGGCCGCGGCCGGGCCCCTATCGAGCTTCGGGTTGGCGATACTCCTCAGGGCGGCTTGGCTGATCGCCTCATACCTAGGCGCCGGGGTCCTGATCCTCGCCCCACTCCATTATGGCTCCTTGATAAACGTCCTCCTCGGCGCCTTCAATCTCATGCCCGCCTTCCCGATGGATGGGGGCAGGATCCTGAGGGCAGCGCTTTGGAGATGGAGGGGGAGCCTTTTGGAGGCGACGGGCATCGCCACGCGGGTGGGGAGCGCCTTCGCATATTTCTTCATGTTCCTCGGCTTTATCCTGATGTTCACCGCATCATTCCTAAACGGCATATGGCTTGTGATAATAGGGTGGTTCCTCAAGAGCGGCGCCGAGAGCAGCCTCAAGCAAACGATCATAAGCAACGCCTTGGCGGAGCTCAAGGTGAGGGACATAATGACGACGAGCATAGATTCCATAGGTCCCGATGCCCCGGTCAGCGAGATCGTTGAATCCTTCATGAAGTACAAGCACGGGGGCTTCCCGGTGATGAGGGATGGGGAGTTCTTGGGCTTGGTGACCATCTCGGACGTGAAAAGGGTCCCGAGGGAGGATTGGGGTAGGGTAAGGGCCAGCGATATAATGAAGCCGAGGGGGGAGATAATCTCCGCATCCCCGGAGGACCCGATCGTGGAGGCGATGGTCAAGATGTCCGCCCATGGGATCGGGAGGCTCCCGGTCATAGAGGATGGGGAGCTCAAGGGCATAATAACTAGGAGCGACCTGATGCGGACGATAAGGATAAGGACGGAGCTGGGCAGGTAA
- a CDS encoding 4Fe-4S binding protein, giving the protein MIRRFVVSVDEGRCIGCGRCVKACLTGALQIVNGKAKLVSERLCDGFGSCIAACPYNVLGLELREAEEFDWGIVNKIAYEDLMNKLRLTSSQLGE; this is encoded by the coding sequence GTGATAAGGCGCTTCGTGGTATCCGTAGACGAAGGTAGATGCATAGGATGCGGTAGATGCGTCAAGGCGTGTCTGACGGGTGCCCTCCAGATAGTCAACGGAAAAGCGAAGCTGGTCAGCGAGCGTTTATGCGATGGTTTCGGTTCCTGCATTGCCGCATGCCCCTACAATGTATTGGGCTTGGAGCTAAGAGAGGCCGAGGAGTTCGATTGGGGCATCGTTAATAAAATAGCTTATGAGGACTTAATGAATAAGCTTAGGCTCACGTCCAGCCAGCTGGGGGAATAG